A genomic segment from Streptomyces sp. NBC_01233 encodes:
- a CDS encoding helix-turn-helix domain-containing protein, producing the protein MWRSEAGAKLRRDRALPQTEIAQRMGVSERWYRSLESGAAVSLTPEVLGRLAEALVLGPDERMVLYSQALGGTSFGVSGGPDPVDPVSTLVQVVEAQTSMPAYLTDRAWNILGHNRLMAEWFPWVTEPGANLIRWALTMPEAREQFVDWRAQVEIYLALLRFALVGNPDDAELVTLAEECLRIPEVREIWDGRTRVVAYRHGHLFRLSLPHVSAEELVVTSQVLVPPYSQGLRCVMVVPRSAADVPHPSVDS; encoded by the coding sequence GTGTGGCGGAGCGAGGCGGGTGCCAAGCTGCGGCGCGACAGGGCTCTGCCGCAGACCGAGATCGCCCAGCGGATGGGCGTCAGTGAGCGCTGGTACCGCAGCCTGGAGAGCGGAGCGGCCGTCTCGCTCACTCCGGAAGTGCTCGGACGGCTGGCCGAGGCCCTGGTGCTCGGCCCGGACGAACGCATGGTGCTGTACAGCCAGGCCCTCGGAGGGACGTCCTTCGGGGTGTCGGGCGGCCCTGATCCGGTGGACCCCGTGTCCACGCTCGTGCAGGTTGTCGAGGCGCAGACGTCCATGCCCGCCTACCTGACCGACCGCGCCTGGAACATCCTCGGCCACAACCGGCTGATGGCCGAGTGGTTCCCGTGGGTCACCGAGCCCGGCGCCAACCTGATCCGCTGGGCGCTCACCATGCCCGAGGCGCGCGAGCAGTTCGTCGACTGGCGTGCGCAGGTCGAGATCTACCTCGCATTGCTGCGTTTCGCCCTGGTCGGCAATCCTGATGATGCGGAATTGGTCACGCTGGCCGAAGAATGCCTGCGCATTCCCGAGGTGCGGGAGATCTGGGACGGGCGGACGCGTGTCGTGGCGTATCGCCACGGCCACCTTTTCCGGCTCTCGCTCCCCCATGTCTCCGCCGAGGAACTGGTCGTCACGTCCCAGGTGCTCGTGCCGCCGTACAGTCAGGGTCTGCGCTGCGTGATGGTCGTCCCCCGCAGTGCGGCCGACGTGCCGCATCCCTCCGTCGACTCATAA
- a CDS encoding aspartate kinase, producing the protein MSLVVQKYGGSSVADAEGIKRVAKRIVDAKKNGHQVVVVVSAMGDTTDELIDLAEQVSPMPAGREFDMLLTAGERIAMALLAMAIKNLGHEAQSFTGSQAGVITDSVHNKARIIDVTPGRIRTALDEGNIAIVAGFQGVSADSKDITTLGRGGSDTTAVALAAALDAEVCEIYTDVDGVFTADPRVVKKAKKIDWISSEDMLELAASGSKVLLHRCVEYARRYNIPIHVRSSFSGLPGTWVSNEKPEPQGDQQVEHAIIAGVAHDVSTAQVTIRGVHDKPQVTARLFRALADAQLNVDMVDVKASPVWPDQADISFLIPRSEVHQALRAVEGVRPGIGYSWLGYNTEIAKLSLVGMGVRTTPGIAATFVEALSAEGVDVHLVASSGINIEAVVPEHQVDTAVRAVHTFFGLDRSAGEAKVYAGTGR; encoded by the coding sequence ATGAGCCTTGTCGTGCAGAAGTACGGAGGCTCCTCCGTAGCCGATGCCGAGGGCATCAAGCGTGTCGCCAAGCGGATCGTGGATGCCAAGAAGAACGGCCACCAGGTGGTCGTCGTGGTTTCCGCGATGGGCGACACGACGGACGAGCTGATCGATCTCGCCGAGCAGGTGTCGCCGATGCCTGCCGGGCGTGAGTTCGACATGCTGCTGACCGCCGGAGAGCGGATCGCCATGGCCCTGCTGGCCATGGCGATCAAAAACCTGGGCCACGAGGCCCAGTCGTTCACCGGCAGCCAGGCAGGTGTGATCACCGACTCGGTCCACAACAAAGCGCGCATCATCGATGTCACGCCGGGCCGTATCCGCACCGCGCTGGACGAGGGCAACATCGCGATCGTCGCCGGCTTCCAGGGCGTGTCCGCGGACTCCAAGGACATCACCACCCTCGGCCGGGGCGGCTCGGACACCACGGCCGTCGCGCTCGCGGCGGCGCTGGACGCCGAGGTCTGCGAGATCTACACCGACGTCGACGGCGTCTTCACCGCGGACCCCCGTGTCGTGAAGAAGGCGAAGAAGATCGACTGGATCTCCTCCGAGGACATGCTGGAGCTCGCCGCTTCCGGTTCCAAGGTGCTGCTGCACCGCTGTGTCGAGTACGCACGCCGATACAACATCCCGATCCACGTCCGGTCGTCCTTCTCGGGACTGCCGGGCACCTGGGTCAGCAACGAGAAGCCCGAGCCGCAGGGGGATCAGCAGGTGGAGCACGCCATCATCGCCGGAGTCGCCCACGACGTCTCGACCGCCCAGGTGACGATCCGTGGTGTCCACGACAAACCGCAGGTCACCGCGAGGCTCTTCCGGGCCCTCGCGGACGCCCAGCTCAACGTCGACATGGTGGACGTCAAGGCCTCGCCGGTCTGGCCCGACCAGGCGGACATCTCCTTCCTGATACCGCGCAGCGAGGTGCACCAGGCGCTGCGGGCGGTGGAGGGCGTGCGGCCGGGCATCGGCTACTCCTGGCTGGGCTACAACACCGAGATCGCCAAGCTCTCGCTGGTCGGAATGGGCGTGCGCACCACCCCGGGCATCGCCGCCACCTTCGTCGAGGCGCTGTCCGCCGAGGGGGTCGACGTCCACCTCGTGGCGTCGTCCGGAATCAACATCGAGGCTGTCGTCCCGGAGCACCAGGTCGACACCGCCGTCCGTGCCGTGCACACCTTCTTCGGGCTCGACCGGAGCGCCGGTGAGGCAAAGGTGTACGCGGGGACCGGCCGTTAG
- a CDS encoding FcoT family thioesterase yields MQTREAVTGLETDRNLLDEILTPYLPHCRYLWKASVSLSPENGLPLARCAFTIPESCYIADTGHFNSVEFNICYNQMAYYLLAKTVKEGLAAPFDRWDMDDFRERQLSSILISDFQSTFRRPVNGRHFSGEISLTGVRERTGAGGRRPLIFVESACSYWDDAEGRADGRVRFAVVDPPLK; encoded by the coding sequence GTGCAGACTCGAGAAGCAGTCACCGGTCTGGAGACCGACCGGAATCTGCTGGACGAAATTCTCACGCCGTACCTGCCGCACTGCCGCTATCTGTGGAAGGCGTCGGTGTCGCTCTCGCCGGAGAACGGTCTCCCGTTGGCCCGCTGCGCATTCACGATCCCCGAGTCGTGCTACATCGCCGACACCGGACATTTCAACTCGGTTGAATTCAACATCTGCTACAACCAGATGGCCTACTACCTCCTGGCGAAGACGGTCAAGGAGGGGCTGGCCGCGCCCTTCGACCGCTGGGACATGGACGACTTCCGGGAGCGGCAGCTGTCGAGCATCCTGATCTCGGATTTCCAGAGCACGTTCCGCCGTCCGGTGAACGGGCGGCACTTCTCCGGAGAGATCTCCCTGACCGGCGTGAGGGAGCGTACCGGCGCCGGCGGCCGCAGGCCGCTGATCTTCGTCGAGAGCGCCTGCAGCTACTGGGACGACGCGGAGGGCCGCGCCGACGGCCGGGTCCGCTTCGCCGTCGTCGATCCGCCGCTGAAGTGA
- a CDS encoding homoserine O-succinyltransferase: protein MPLILPTPVDAKAELAKENIPVLDEVPDGADFLDVAVLNIMPNKPVTETQLLRLLSVSPLPVRTTWLRPAAHVSKSTPQAYLDEHYQVHAEVADRRFDALIVTGAPVEELDFEEVTYWDELREIMDWARTHVTSTMYICWGAQAALYHHYGISKHHLGSKMFGNFATRAVEENAPLLAGFDEEFHVPHSRYTGTLLADLQAEPEIEVLAQAQETGFYVAGRRDGREFYVSGHPEYDRNTLREQYERDTAKGLPMHVPPGYYPGDDPARTPVRNWHAHGRLLYANWLGHYVHGRRAAGAR from the coding sequence ATGCCCCTCATCCTGCCCACACCCGTCGACGCCAAGGCCGAGCTGGCCAAGGAGAACATCCCGGTCCTGGACGAGGTCCCGGACGGCGCGGACTTCCTCGACGTCGCGGTCCTCAACATCATGCCGAACAAGCCGGTGACCGAGACCCAGCTGCTCAGGCTGCTGTCGGTCTCCCCGCTGCCGGTGCGCACGACGTGGCTGCGGCCCGCGGCGCACGTGTCCAAGAGCACCCCGCAGGCCTACCTGGACGAGCACTACCAGGTGCACGCCGAGGTCGCCGACCGCCGCTTCGACGCGCTCATCGTGACCGGGGCGCCGGTCGAGGAGCTGGACTTCGAAGAGGTCACGTACTGGGACGAGCTGCGCGAGATCATGGACTGGGCGCGCACCCACGTCACCTCCACGATGTACATCTGCTGGGGCGCGCAGGCCGCCCTCTACCACCACTACGGAATCTCCAAGCACCACCTGGGTTCCAAGATGTTCGGGAACTTCGCGACACGCGCAGTGGAGGAGAACGCGCCGCTGCTGGCGGGCTTCGACGAGGAATTCCACGTACCGCATTCCCGCTACACGGGCACCCTGCTGGCCGACCTCCAGGCCGAACCCGAGATCGAAGTGCTGGCGCAGGCGCAGGAGACCGGCTTCTACGTCGCCGGGCGGCGCGACGGCCGGGAGTTCTACGTCTCCGGGCACCCCGAGTACGACCGGAACACCCTGCGCGAGCAGTACGAGCGCGACACCGCCAAGGGCCTTCCCATGCACGTCCCGCCGGGCTACTACCCCGGCGACGACCCGGCCCGGACCCCGGTCCGCAACTGGCACGCCCACGGGCGGCTGCTCTACGCGAACTGGCTCGGCCACTACGTACACGGCCGGCGCGCGGCCGGCGCCCGCTGA
- a CDS encoding cupin domain-containing protein, which translates to MSLVNLFDAASRMPAAWSSEVLGQIGTASVKLLRMDGTPVVEESHGAAEILIVLDGRLELVVQGAAVAVGPGEMCRIPAGAHHEVRPGSRGTLLIVEVPED; encoded by the coding sequence ATGAGTCTGGTCAACCTGTTCGACGCGGCATCCAGGATGCCTGCCGCCTGGAGCTCCGAGGTGCTCGGGCAGATCGGTACCGCCTCCGTGAAGCTGCTGCGCATGGACGGCACGCCGGTGGTGGAGGAGTCGCACGGCGCGGCCGAGATCCTCATCGTGCTCGACGGCCGGCTCGAACTGGTCGTCCAGGGCGCCGCGGTGGCCGTCGGACCCGGGGAGATGTGCCGGATCCCGGCCGGGGCGCACCACGAGGTGCGCCCCGGCAGCCGCGGGACCCTCCTGATCGTGGAGGTCCCGGAGGATTGA
- a CDS encoding ATP-grasp domain-containing protein produces MSTPLAHEDGILLVIGIGSQKDRDSRPYREYLLSAAARRFTLWLFDSDEPTWQKEYVVGATALNCYDPDAVVQAAKALAEEHRIIGMFCPDEGTLLSAAHVTEALGVPGMSVDTVLGCRDKKLSRARLTQAGVRQPQFATVRSAEEALEAAERLEYPVVLKPRTLGSSLGVVKVSGPGEMADAFAVTTAAVYPGVHVPDDYIIEQYLDGPEVSIDGAVFEGEYTPMFVGRKQLGGEPYFVETGHYVSGNDPLLADAGIIGMLQEAHAALGITHGTTHTEVKLTSRGPVIVEVNGRLGGDLIPYLGKLATGIDPGLVAVDVVTGRHPVIEPTHSKTLGIRFLGPSEDLRVKEITFGDPGASDGILQMTAAVPPGAELHTPPGDFVARYAFVVAEGQDEAECGERLDRAESLVRLDYEPLGQQP; encoded by the coding sequence ATGAGCACCCCGCTTGCGCATGAAGACGGAATTCTGCTCGTCATCGGCATCGGCAGCCAGAAGGACCGCGACAGCCGGCCCTATCGCGAGTACTTGCTCTCGGCGGCCGCGCGGCGTTTCACCCTGTGGCTCTTCGATTCGGACGAGCCCACCTGGCAGAAGGAATACGTCGTCGGCGCGACGGCCCTGAACTGCTACGACCCCGATGCCGTGGTCCAGGCGGCCAAGGCGCTGGCCGAGGAGCACCGGATCATCGGCATGTTCTGTCCCGACGAGGGCACCCTGCTCTCGGCCGCGCACGTCACCGAGGCACTGGGCGTGCCGGGCATGTCGGTCGACACCGTCCTCGGCTGCCGGGACAAGAAGCTCAGCCGCGCCCGCCTGACCCAGGCCGGCGTCCGCCAGCCGCAATTCGCGACCGTCCGGTCCGCGGAGGAGGCCCTCGAGGCCGCGGAGCGGCTGGAGTACCCGGTGGTGCTCAAGCCGCGGACCCTCGGTTCCAGCCTGGGCGTGGTCAAGGTCTCCGGGCCCGGCGAGATGGCCGACGCCTTCGCCGTGACCACGGCGGCCGTCTACCCGGGTGTGCACGTGCCGGACGACTACATCATCGAGCAGTACCTCGACGGCCCCGAGGTCAGCATCGACGGCGCCGTCTTCGAAGGCGAGTACACACCGATGTTCGTTGGCCGCAAGCAGCTGGGCGGTGAGCCCTACTTCGTGGAGACCGGCCACTACGTCTCCGGCAACGACCCGCTGCTGGCGGACGCCGGGATCATCGGAATGCTCCAGGAGGCGCACGCGGCCCTGGGCATCACCCACGGCACCACCCACACCGAGGTCAAGCTGACCTCGCGCGGCCCGGTCATCGTGGAGGTGAACGGGCGCCTCGGCGGCGACCTGATCCCCTACCTGGGCAAGCTCGCGACCGGCATCGACCCCGGCCTGGTCGCCGTGGACGTCGTCACCGGACGCCACCCCGTCATCGAACCGACCCACTCCAAGACCCTGGGCATCCGCTTCCTGGGCCCGTCCGAGGACCTGCGCGTCAAGGAGATCACCTTCGGCGACCCCGGTGCCTCGGACGGCATCCTGCAGATGACGGCCGCCGTCCCGCCGGGCGCCGAACTGCACACCCCGCCCGGGGACTTCGTGGCACGCTACGCGTTCGTCGTCGCCGAGGGGCAGGACGAGGCGGAGTGCGGCGAGCGGCTCGACAGGGCCGAGAGCCTCGTCCGGCTCGACTACGAGCCCCTGGGGCAGCAGCCGTGA
- a CDS encoding aspartate aminotransferase family protein produces MPSLTQPRISTEIPGPRSTELLKRQADRESNARSYPRRLPFAVARAEGSLIEDVDGNVFLDCLAGAGVLSLGHGHPDLVAVAEKQLKTFVHGLDLPTETKDDFTQQQLGMLPESMQRTTRIQFCGPTGANAVDAAIKLCKTYTGRGDIISFQGGFHGSTHAAMALTGLVEQKSPIANGMPGVHFFPYSSCHDCPLGIRPDVCETNCATYLEKSLEDPNGGIAKPAAVILELVQGEGGVIPAQFDFVRRVREVTRELDIPLIVDEVQTGCGRTGTWFAFEQYGIEPDVIVASKALSGMGLPAAVIMYHERLDTWAPGAHSGTFRGNQLAFATGAEAVRVVRRDGILQNVRDRGDQLMARLNSLRERCSWVSDVRGRGLMLGIELTDPETGARGSALAKQVQSEALAQGLILELGGRDDCVVRLLPPLVLTEAEADFAADVLDRVLDRLTPPRA; encoded by the coding sequence ATGCCTTCGCTGACCCAGCCCCGGATCTCCACCGAGATCCCCGGCCCCCGCAGCACCGAGCTGCTCAAACGCCAGGCGGACAGGGAGTCCAACGCCCGCAGCTATCCGCGCCGGCTGCCGTTCGCGGTAGCCCGGGCCGAGGGCAGCCTGATCGAGGACGTGGACGGCAACGTCTTCCTGGACTGCCTCGCCGGCGCGGGCGTGCTCTCCCTGGGACACGGCCACCCGGACCTGGTCGCCGTTGCCGAGAAGCAGCTGAAGACCTTCGTGCACGGTCTGGACCTGCCCACCGAGACCAAGGACGACTTCACGCAGCAGCAGCTCGGCATGCTGCCCGAGTCGATGCAGCGCACCACCCGCATCCAGTTCTGCGGGCCCACGGGTGCCAACGCGGTCGACGCCGCCATCAAGCTCTGCAAGACGTACACCGGCCGCGGGGACATCATCTCCTTCCAGGGGGGCTTCCACGGCAGTACCCATGCGGCCATGGCACTGACCGGCCTCGTCGAGCAGAAGAGCCCGATCGCCAACGGAATGCCGGGAGTCCACTTCTTCCCGTACTCCTCGTGCCACGACTGCCCGCTCGGGATACGGCCCGACGTCTGTGAGACCAACTGCGCCACCTACCTGGAGAAGTCGCTGGAGGACCCCAACGGCGGCATCGCCAAGCCGGCCGCGGTCATCCTCGAACTGGTGCAGGGCGAGGGCGGCGTCATCCCCGCGCAGTTCGACTTCGTCCGCCGTGTCCGCGAGGTCACGCGCGAACTCGACATCCCGCTCATCGTCGACGAGGTGCAGACCGGCTGCGGTCGCACCGGGACGTGGTTCGCCTTCGAGCAGTACGGCATCGAACCCGATGTCATCGTCGCTTCCAAGGCGCTGAGCGGCATGGGACTGCCGGCCGCCGTGATCATGTACCACGAGCGGCTGGACACCTGGGCCCCCGGCGCGCACTCCGGCACCTTCCGCGGCAACCAGCTCGCCTTCGCCACTGGCGCCGAGGCCGTCCGCGTGGTGCGCCGGGACGGGATCCTGCAGAACGTACGGGACCGCGGCGATCAGCTGATGGCCCGCCTGAACTCGCTGCGCGAGCGCTGCTCCTGGGTGAGCGACGTCCGTGGCCGCGGGCTGATGCTGGGCATCGAGCTGACCGACCCCGAGACCGGTGCCCGCGGATCCGCCCTGGCCAAGCAGGTGCAGTCCGAAGCACTGGCGCAGGGGCTGATCCTCGAACTCGGCGGCCGCGACGACTGCGTCGTCCGGCTGCTGCCGCCGCTCGTCCTCACCGAAGCGGAGGCCGACTTCGCGGCCGATGTCCTCGACCGCGTCCTCGACCGGCTGACCCCGCCCCGCGCCTGA
- the scoE gene encoding (3R)-3-[(carboxymethyl)amino]fatty acid oxygenase/decarboxylase, with product MEIRPQDGKKLGVVVSGFDAKTSSDEDVELVKKSVYSDKIVVLKNQHMGPQEFLELGRRFGEPETYYQPMYHHPEVPEIFVSSNVVENGKRVGVPQTGKFWHSDYSFMPLPFALTFIYPQVVPKKNRGTYFIDMGKAYEKLPEDLKSAMAGTRARHSVRRYFKIRPSDVYRPLAEVIAEMEEETPDVFHPTVVTHPVTGEEILYISAAVVQDLIDADDRPLEDGLLQQLLAQTGQFDTTFEHENIHLQTFEEGDLLIWDNRSLIHRALHTAQPEPAVSFRVTVQDGRRW from the coding sequence GTGGAGATCCGCCCGCAGGACGGAAAGAAACTGGGCGTGGTGGTGTCGGGATTCGACGCGAAAACCTCCTCCGACGAGGACGTCGAACTCGTCAAGAAGTCCGTCTACTCGGACAAGATAGTGGTCCTCAAGAACCAGCACATGGGACCGCAGGAGTTCCTGGAACTCGGCCGGAGGTTCGGGGAGCCAGAAACCTACTACCAGCCGATGTACCACCACCCCGAGGTGCCGGAGATCTTCGTCTCCTCGAACGTGGTGGAGAACGGCAAGCGGGTGGGTGTTCCGCAGACGGGCAAGTTCTGGCATTCGGACTACTCGTTCATGCCCCTGCCCTTCGCCCTGACGTTCATCTACCCGCAGGTCGTGCCCAAGAAGAACCGTGGCACCTACTTCATCGACATGGGGAAGGCCTACGAAAAGCTGCCCGAGGACCTCAAGTCCGCCATGGCCGGGACCCGCGCCCGGCACAGCGTCCGGCGCTACTTCAAGATCCGTCCCAGCGATGTCTACCGGCCCCTCGCCGAGGTGATCGCGGAGATGGAGGAGGAGACCCCGGACGTGTTCCACCCCACCGTGGTCACCCACCCGGTGACCGGCGAGGAGATTCTCTACATCAGCGCCGCGGTGGTACAGGATCTGATCGACGCGGACGACCGGCCGCTCGAAGACGGGCTCCTGCAGCAGTTGCTGGCGCAGACCGGGCAGTTCGACACGACCTTCGAGCACGAGAACATCCACCTCCAGACCTTCGAGGAGGGTGACCTGCTGATCTGGGACAACCGCAGCCTGATCCACCGGGCTCTGCACACCGCGCAGCCGGAGCCCGCGGTGTCCTTCCGGGTGACCGTCCAGGACGGTCGTCGCTGGTGA
- a CDS encoding lysine N(6)-hydroxylase/L-ornithine N(5)-oxygenase family protein produces MIIHDVVGIGFGPANLALAIALEEQGTGLSARFLEARTEPAWQPGMLLDGSDIQNHPSRDLVSLRNPRSRYSFLNYLHENGRLLEHLNLPIEFPLRKEYARYITWVARQFGHVVDYGCRAEEVRVVEQDGESLYAVTAQTGETYLGRSLVVAPGRTPYVPAPFDTAGSRRIFHLTDYLFRLQEFTSDRAPRSVAVIGGSQSAAELTLDLARRFPDARVRNLVRSFSLRLKDTSPFSEEGYFPAFTEYYHQVPPEARRRLDAYMHATNYSSVDGDVLKELYLLMYEQRLDGEQKVFVDGNIQAVAAAEQDGKAVLELRELNTGAVETDSFDLVVVATGFRDLGPGEHQELYPRVLKDVADRFLTEESGALRVSADYALEAAEAYAGTPPLFLNGLCESSHGIGDAGSFSLLSLRAQTLLDAIHKRTLVPAGA; encoded by the coding sequence GTGATCATTCATGACGTCGTCGGCATCGGCTTCGGCCCTGCCAATCTGGCTCTGGCCATCGCACTGGAGGAGCAGGGGACGGGCCTCAGCGCCCGCTTCCTGGAAGCGCGGACGGAGCCGGCGTGGCAGCCGGGCATGCTGCTGGACGGGTCCGACATCCAGAACCACCCCTCGCGCGACCTGGTCTCCCTGCGCAACCCGCGCAGCCGCTACTCGTTCCTCAACTACCTGCACGAGAACGGCCGGCTGCTGGAGCACCTCAACCTGCCGATCGAGTTCCCGCTCCGCAAGGAGTACGCCCGCTACATCACGTGGGTGGCCCGCCAGTTCGGCCACGTCGTCGACTACGGCTGCCGGGCCGAAGAGGTCCGTGTGGTGGAGCAGGACGGCGAGTCGCTGTACGCCGTGACCGCGCAGACCGGTGAGACGTACCTGGGCCGGTCCCTGGTGGTGGCTCCCGGCCGCACCCCGTACGTCCCGGCCCCGTTCGACACCGCCGGCAGCCGGCGCATCTTCCACCTCACCGACTACCTGTTCAGGCTGCAGGAGTTCACGTCCGACCGCGCGCCCCGGTCCGTGGCCGTGATCGGCGGCAGCCAGAGCGCTGCCGAGCTGACCCTGGACCTGGCCCGCCGGTTCCCCGACGCCCGCGTCCGCAACCTGGTGCGGTCCTTCAGCCTGCGTCTGAAGGACACCAGCCCGTTCAGCGAGGAGGGCTACTTCCCCGCTTTCACGGAGTACTACCACCAGGTCCCGCCCGAGGCGCGGCGCCGGCTGGATGCCTACATGCACGCCACCAACTACTCCTCGGTGGACGGCGACGTCCTCAAGGAGCTGTACCTGCTCATGTACGAGCAGCGGCTGGACGGCGAGCAGAAGGTGTTCGTCGACGGCAACATCCAGGCCGTGGCCGCCGCCGAGCAGGACGGCAAGGCCGTCCTGGAGCTGCGCGAGCTCAACACGGGCGCCGTGGAGACGGACTCCTTCGACCTCGTCGTCGTCGCGACCGGTTTCCGCGACCTCGGCCCGGGCGAGCACCAGGAGCTCTACCCGCGAGTCCTCAAGGACGTGGCGGACCGCTTCCTGACCGAGGAGTCCGGGGCCCTGCGCGTGAGCGCGGACTACGCCCTGGAGGCCGCGGAGGCGTACGCCGGCACTCCGCCGCTCTTCCTGAACGGCTTGTGCGAGTCCTCCCACGGCATCGGGGACGCGGGCTCCTTCAGCCTGCTCTCGCTGCGCGCCCAGACGCTGCTGGACGCCATCCACAAGCGCACTCTCGTCCCGGCCGGCGCCTGA
- a CDS encoding MFS transporter, whose translation MTVPDTRRETDTRRETEAPAPDGAEPAGRYARLALPRPIAVVSLGVFLNRVGGFFSIFLTLVLADRGYGPREITLGLALVAVSGMAGAGVSGWISDRLGRRRTLLLATGLTAAFSLALVEISGYWGTLVLACLMGAAVQAYGPVAQAVVGEAAPADRRVTLFAVYRMALNVGAAIGPLIGGFWAASNMGSLLVGNAAVSAAAMLLLLFGLPKDAPRTFASPARAQAGGDPAPDAPEAQAGVFRDARFVGVSVLLGVIALVYAQQTGPLPLAMKDSGFSTSAFGALLTVNAVVVILCEVPLSLAVGKLPRRIPITLGAVCVFLGFFVNALGITWPFLVCGVLLWTVGEMLISPVAAATAADAAPPGAGARYQSFLGFCQSTGMSLGPAFGVLLYGLGPLWPWFVSGAVGCVAAPLVFRLLSGGEVRR comes from the coding sequence GTGACGGTCCCCGATACCCGCCGGGAGACCGATACCCGCCGGGAGACCGAGGCCCCGGCGCCGGACGGCGCGGAGCCCGCCGGCCGGTACGCCCGGCTGGCACTGCCCCGCCCCATCGCCGTGGTCTCACTCGGTGTGTTCCTCAACCGGGTCGGCGGCTTCTTCTCGATCTTCCTCACCCTGGTGCTCGCCGACCGGGGCTACGGACCCCGCGAGATCACACTGGGCCTGGCCCTCGTCGCCGTCTCCGGCATGGCGGGCGCCGGGGTCTCGGGCTGGATCTCCGACCGTCTGGGCCGACGCCGCACCCTGCTGCTGGCCACGGGCCTGACGGCGGCCTTCTCCCTCGCCCTGGTGGAGATCTCCGGCTACTGGGGCACCCTGGTCCTCGCCTGCCTGATGGGCGCCGCAGTACAGGCGTACGGGCCGGTGGCCCAAGCCGTCGTGGGCGAGGCGGCGCCGGCCGACCGCCGTGTGACGCTCTTCGCGGTCTACCGCATGGCCCTGAACGTCGGCGCCGCCATCGGGCCTCTGATCGGCGGCTTCTGGGCAGCGAGCAACATGGGGTCGCTGCTCGTGGGCAACGCCGCGGTCTCCGCGGCCGCCATGCTGCTGCTCCTGTTCGGCCTGCCGAAGGACGCGCCGCGCACCTTCGCCTCTCCGGCGCGGGCGCAAGCCGGGGGAGACCCGGCACCGGATGCGCCGGAAGCGCAGGCCGGCGTGTTCCGCGACGCCCGGTTCGTCGGCGTGAGCGTGCTGCTGGGGGTCATCGCCCTGGTCTACGCGCAGCAGACCGGCCCCCTGCCCCTGGCCATGAAGGACAGCGGGTTCAGCACCAGTGCGTTCGGGGCCCTGCTCACCGTGAACGCCGTCGTGGTGATCCTCTGCGAGGTCCCCCTCTCGCTCGCGGTCGGGAAGCTGCCGAGGCGGATCCCGATCACGCTCGGCGCCGTCTGCGTGTTCCTGGGCTTCTTCGTCAACGCACTGGGGATCACCTGGCCGTTCCTCGTCTGCGGGGTCCTGCTGTGGACGGTGGGGGAAATGCTGATCTCACCGGTCGCGGCCGCCACGGCGGCCGACGCCGCTCCGCCGGGGGCCGGCGCCCGCTACCAGTCGTTCCTGGGGTTCTGCCAGTCGACCGGCATGTCGCTGGGCCCCGCGTTCGGCGTCCTTCTGTACGGCCTGGGGCCGCTGTGGCCGTGGTTCGTGAGCGGGGCCGTCGGCTGTGTCGCGGCGCCCCTGGTGTTCCGCCTGCTGAGTGGGGGTGAGGTACGGCGATGA